Sequence from the Nitrosopumilus maritimus SCM1 genome:
TGCAGCAATTGATTGCACACCGCCTGTTTTGTAGATTTCAGTTGCACCACAAAGATCAGCTGCCACAATTGTTAAAGGATCAATATTTCCTGAAGAGTTAGGTGGAGATACAACAACAATTCTTTTTACACCTGCAATCTTTGCAGGTACTACGGACATTATAGCTGAACTAGGATATCTTGCTGCACCACCTGGTACATAACATCCTACACTATCAATTGGGACAAATGATTTTGAGAGTTTTGTTCCATTTGATTTGATAGTAATGTCTTTGAATTGACGTCGTACTGCAGATTCTGCTTTTGATAATCTTGATTTTGCAAGTTTGATTGCAGAGATGTCTTCTTTTGAAACTTTAAAGTATGCACTAGCAATGTCACGTTGAGAAACTCTTAGTGATGAAACTTTTGCGCTAAACTTTTTTTCATATTTTTTGACAGCAACATCACCATTCTTCTTTACATCTTTGAGAATAGATTTTACAATTTTTTGGTTCTTAGAAGAGTCTTTTGTGCCTATTTTCTTTAGGAATTGTTCTGTATTATTTATCGAAATGATTTTCATCAATTTTCTTCGTCACGTTTGATCTCCTCAAGTTCCAGTATTTGTCGTGGTTCATGCACTACTAATCCTTGTGCAATCTTTCGCAGTTTTGGAATTATTTTGTGGAAATCTGATTTTTTGATAATAGTATTAACTCCGTGCCAACCAGCTTCACTTAGTGGACTAATTGTAGGTTTTTTCAAAGATGGTATCTGTTTTAGTAGTTTTGGTAAATTTTTCTCTTCTACATTTAGGTAAATGTGTAGGTATTTTTTGCCATGTACTGCTCCTCGCATCAATGTAACAATATCAAAAATCTTTTCTCGTTTTGCTTTGTCTTTGAGTGATTTTTTGTTTACTATCAAGTGTGCAGTCGAAGTAAGAACTTCATCTACAATCTTTAGTTTATTTTGTTTGAGAGTAGTTCCAGTTTCAGTTACATCCATTATTGCATCTACATCCTCTGGAGGTTTTGCTTCTGTAGCACCAAAGGATAGATGAATCTGAACTGATTTGTTAGTTCCAATACGTAACCAAGGAGTAACAATTTGTGGATCTTTATTTCCAAAATATTTTTTGTAAGATTTACAGCTCTTGATAAAACGAGATGCAGTTGTAAGATATTCTGAAGATAGTCTCAAAGTCTTTTTCTTTTTAGCATAATCCGCAATCATCGCATCAAGATTCTTGTATCGATAATTATCTGGAAATGCAATAACAAGTCTAATTTTTCCATATTCCAAGTCCAAAATTGGTTCTACATCAGATTTGGTTTCACCTACCCAATCCTTGCCAGTAATTCCAACATCATACAATCCTTCATTCACTAGAGTTGGAATTTCTTGAGGTCTTAGCATTTTTACAATAATTTTTGGATCATCAAGATATACACGATAGGTTCTGCTCTTACGATTTACCTTAGTCCAAGATCTCTCTAAGAGCTTGAATGTAGCATCCTCTAGGCTTCCCTTTGGAATTGCAAATCTGATTTCGGACATGGTATCTCCTTTCAATCTGTCTATATAATAACGTCATTAATTTTGTTCAAGCAGTTCTTTTGCTCTATTTACTGAAATGTTGTTTTCTTCAATCATCTGAGAAACTATCTTGTCAATTTGTTCAGTAGAAGCACCTGCTGCAGATGCTAGATTCCTTGCATGTAGCCTCATGTGTCCTTTCTGAATTCCATCAGTTGCAAGTGCCCTCATGGCACTAAAGTTTTGAGCCAATCCTGTTGCAGTTATTATACATGCCATCTCTTTTGCAGATTCTGCGCCTAAAATTTTAGTACAGATTTTTGCAACTGGATGAACATTGATTATTCCACCTACAATGCCAACAGATAATGGGATTTCCAATGTACCAACAAGATTTCCATCTGAATCCTTAGTCCACTCTGATAGCGACCGGTATTGTCCAGAACGTGATGCATATGCATTTGCCGCAGCTTCAATTGCACGACTGTCTTGTCCTGTAGCATTAGCTACTGCAATAATTCCATTCATAATTCCTTTGTTGTGAGTTACTGCTCTATACACATCATGTTTTGCAAATTGATATGCATGAATCATGTTATCTACAACTTTTTCGCCTCCAACTGATTCTTTGTCAAATACAGCAGTTGCCTTTACCATTCGTCTTGTGGAATAGTTTGATAAAATTCGAAGAAGTGTTTTTCCACTAGTTAATTTTTCAATTAATGGTGCTACACCTTCACACATCGTATTAGTAACATTTGCACCCATTGCATCACCCACATCAATTAATAATTCAACAATTAACATTGGTTCAAAATCAGTATCAAGTTTTTTACAAGTAATCTCTTTTGCACCTTTTCCCATCTTAGAAAGAGTATTACTTTTTGAATTTGCAAGTTCTAGAATTTCCTTAATGTTTTCTTTAATTTTAGAAATAGCATTATCAATATCTGTGCCTAAAACTTGAATTTGCCCAATACTGTAGGATTCATCAGCTACTACTGCAAATCCACCTTTAGGTCTTGCAAGTTTTGCTGCTTTTGATGCTGCTGCAATCACAGAAGGCTCTTCAATCACCATGGGAACAAGATAATCTTTATTGTTAATTTTGAAGTTGGTTGCAACTCCTAGTGGAAGTGAAAATGTTCCAAACGCATTTTCCACCATTTTGTCTGCTTTATCAAATGTAATTCCGCCATCTGGTAGTTCTAATGATTTTACGTCATCTTCTGAAAGATTTGCAAAATTTTTGATAACATCTAATCTTTCTGTTCTTGTTTTTTCAAAAAATTTTGAAATGGACGAATCAGGCATTTTATTTCAATATCCTCAATAATTTATCATCATTAGCAGCTGGAAAACCTTTTCCATCAGTGTTAGAAGTAATCACATAGAGATATCCATCAGGACCTTGAACCACGTCACGAACACGTCCAATTCCACTAAGAATAGATTTTTGAGAACTCAATCCCTCATCAAAATCTACTTGATAGACATTTGATGCCCTCATTGAAGCCATAATGAAAGGGAATTCAAAATCGAATTTGTCACCAGTATAGTACAAGATTCCTCCAGGCTCTATGCTTGGATCATAACAAAGAACAGCATTTTCAAAACTTTCATTGCCAGAGCATTCTTGTTCTGGCCAACCATAATTCTTACCTGCCAAAATTATATTGATTTCATCATTTTTTTCAGGTCCAAATTCTGATACATACAAGTTACCATTATTATCCCAAGTCATTCCTTGAGGATTCCTGTGTCCTAAAGAGTATACAGGAGAATTTGAAAAAGGATTATCGTCAGGAATTGAACCATCATCGTTTATTCGTAAAATTTTACCTGAAAGTGAATCAAGATCTTGCGGTAAATGAGATGAATCAGATGTAGCACCTGTACCTACATACAACTTTCCATCAGGTCCAAATTTGATAAAACCACCATTTGTAAAAGAAGACCCTGGAATTTTATCAAAAATAGTTTCTGCATCTTGTAATTTATTTTCAGATTCGGTTATTCGTAGTATTTTATTCCACAATGCTTCATCTTCTTCATAAGTCAAAAATACATAGAGGTAATGGTTCTCTGCAAAATTTGGATGTAAATCAATTCCTAACAATCCACCATCAAAAACATTAGCAGAACGAAAAGTAGCAAGTGGGGATTCTAGTTGAATATCGTTTTCAATTACTACAATAGAACCATCTTTTTCTGTTACAAAAATTCGATTATCAGATACTGCAATTGAACGAGGCTTTTCTAGATTCTCTGCTAAAATATCAAAGGAGTCATTTTTAGAATTAAAGTTAGGTTCTGGTAATGGAATAGGATCTGATGGAAGTGTTAAGGTGTATACAGAAAAAGCAATTGCAACAACAACAGCTACAATTGAGATTCTTTTATCCATGAAAAATCAAGTTATTCAAATCATATTAATTACTTTCAAGAATTCAATAAAGCGTATATACGGCTCGTGTTAATTTCTCAATCAGCGGGGTGGGGAAGCCAGGTCATCCCGGCGGGCTCATAACCCGCAGTTCAGTAGTTCAAATCTACTCCCCGCTACTTAATTTTGATAAACACAAAACCAAGATAGAGAATTTTTGAAATTAGTTGATTTGTTTTGAATGCCTTGTCTTTGTTGAGGACGTGTAAGGTGTCTATGAGCAGAAATTTTTGGCAAATACAGTTGTGGGCCTAGGTTTCTAGTAACTATTTCATTTATTTTTCTTGAAGATTTTTTTCCACAGCGAATGCATTCAAATCCTTGTCCCTTGCCTTTAGATTTCATTTTTTTAGTACATTTTTTACAAATTGGATTTGATGTCTTGGTTTGTTTTTTAAGAGAAATAATTTGAATAAATTCAAGATTAATTATTCGAGGGAAATTTTTTGAAGCCTTTCTAACTCCCCCACCCACAGAAATTTTATCGCCTTTGATCAAATTTGAAGCAATAACAGACATGCCCGTTGGTTTGTAAACTGCGCACCAAAACTCATTACCATTTGAGAGGATTTTAAAAAATACATGTCCTCCTTTGGCAATTCTGGGGGAATTTGAAACAACTCCAGTTAATTTTCCAGAAGCATATGGTTTCATTGTTTCAAAAGTAAGTTCATTCTTCAAATGGTCACCAGTTCCTTGATTAGATTTGAAGATCATGTAACCATCTAGTTTTTCTTCACTTTTTAGAATCTTAGATGCAGAAACTAGTGCATCTACATTTTCACCACGGACACCAAAAAATACAGGATCTGGACCGTGAGGAGTGATTAAAACTCGCCCTTTTTTTGTATCAAAACTATTGAAAGTGTCAGGATAGGTTTTTTCTTGCATTTCCTTAACGCTTTTTGTTGAAATTTTTCTTTCTTTTCCAAATTTTTGTTTTTTACGATAACTCAATAGCTCTAGTGTATGATCATTAAAATCATAACCTATTGCACCAATTGCACCAACCAATCCTTGTCCATTTCCTTTGTAGAAATATTCAAGATTGTTTTTTTTAGCAAACTTTTTTGCGTTATTTCGATTAATTAATTGCCATAAAGCTAAATTACTAAATTTTGTAAATTCATTAGGAATTGAATCACTTTCAAAAAAAACTAAACCAGGATTTGCTCCATTTTTTGTATCAGAATATTTTGAAACAAGATTTTTGATTTGATTTTTTATTTTTGATGGATTACTAGTCTTAATTTTGATAGAAACTGCTCCATTTCCACGTGTTTTCCATGGAATGTTTGGATTGAATCGAATTAATCTTGGAAAATCAAGAAATTCAGTTTTCTGTTTTTTGAGTAAATCTACTACTTTGTAAGCCAAAAAAGTAGTACACATTCCTTTTGGAGAATCAGTATCATCAAAGCCAATGTTTAGAACAGTTTTTTTTACCACGTTTTTGGTAACTAATTCAGACATTTTTAGTTGTTGCAAGATACAGTTGGTTTAAATTAATAAAATAACATTTCAAGCTAAATTGATTGTAATAGATGAGAAAAGGATTTTTCAGGAGATAGAAGAAAAAAATCCTGCATCAGTTTCATTAAATGGGCCAGATGGAATTTTGCCACAAGTACAAGAAACTGCAAAAAATATTACAAAAAAATTTGGCATTCCAGCATATGTTCTAGCTGATACAACTTGGGGAACGTGTGATTTGAATTCAAATGGTTCCAAAGTTCTTGGTGCAGAAATTCAATTCAACATAGGTCATACAATAAACACTGAGACATATGAAAAAAATTTGATTCTAATTGATGCTTATGATGATGTAGAATTTGACAGTGTAGCAAAAAAATGTGCAGAATTAC
This genomic interval carries:
- a CDS encoding hydroxymethylglutaryl-CoA reductase, degradative, which translates into the protein MPDSSISKFFEKTRTERLDVIKNFANLSEDDVKSLELPDGGITFDKADKMVENAFGTFSLPLGVATNFKINNKDYLVPMVIEEPSVIAAASKAAKLARPKGGFAVVADESYSIGQIQVLGTDIDNAISKIKENIKEILELANSKSNTLSKMGKGAKEITCKKLDTDFEPMLIVELLIDVGDAMGANVTNTMCEGVAPLIEKLTSGKTLLRILSNYSTRRMVKATAVFDKESVGGEKVVDNMIHAYQFAKHDVYRAVTHNKGIMNGIIAVANATGQDSRAIEAAANAYASRSGQYRSLSEWTKDSDGNLVGTLEIPLSVGIVGGIINVHPVAKICTKILGAESAKEMACIITATGLAQNFSAMRALATDGIQKGHMRLHARNLASAAGASTEQIDKIVSQMIEENNISVNRAKELLEQN
- a CDS encoding tRNA(Ile)(2)-agmatinylcytidine synthase, with amino-acid sequence MSELVTKNVVKKTVLNIGFDDTDSPKGMCTTFLAYKVVDLLKKQKTEFLDFPRLIRFNPNIPWKTRGNGAVSIKIKTSNPSKIKNQIKNLVSKYSDTKNGANPGLVFFESDSIPNEFTKFSNLALWQLINRNNAKKFAKKNNLEYFYKGNGQGLVGAIGAIGYDFNDHTLELLSYRKKQKFGKERKISTKSVKEMQEKTYPDTFNSFDTKKGRVLITPHGPDPVFFGVRGENVDALVSASKILKSEEKLDGYMIFKSNQGTGDHLKNELTFETMKPYASGKLTGVVSNSPRIAKGGHVFFKILSNGNEFWCAVYKPTGMSVIASNLIKGDKISVGGGVRKASKNFPRIINLEFIQIISLKKQTKTSNPICKKCTKKMKSKGKGQGFECIRCGKKSSRKINEIVTRNLGPQLYLPKISAHRHLTRPQQRQGIQNKSTNFKNSLSWFCVYQN
- a CDS encoding PQQ-dependent sugar dehydrogenase, giving the protein MDKRISIVAVVVAIAFSVYTLTLPSDPIPLPEPNFNSKNDSFDILAENLEKPRSIAVSDNRIFVTEKDGSIVVIENDIQLESPLATFRSANVFDGGLLGIDLHPNFAENHYLYVFLTYEEDEALWNKILRITESENKLQDAETIFDKIPGSSFTNGGFIKFGPDGKLYVGTGATSDSSHLPQDLDSLSGKILRINDDGSIPDDNPFSNSPVYSLGHRNPQGMTWDNNGNLYVSEFGPEKNDEINIILAGKNYGWPEQECSGNESFENAVLCYDPSIEPGGILYYTGDKFDFEFPFIMASMRASNVYQVDFDEGLSSQKSILSGIGRVRDVVQGPDGYLYVITSNTDGKGFPAANDDKLLRILK
- the hisG gene encoding ATP phosphoribosyltransferase, translating into MSEIRFAIPKGSLEDATFKLLERSWTKVNRKSRTYRVYLDDPKIIVKMLRPQEIPTLVNEGLYDVGITGKDWVGETKSDVEPILDLEYGKIRLVIAFPDNYRYKNLDAMIADYAKKKKTLRLSSEYLTTASRFIKSCKSYKKYFGNKDPQIVTPWLRIGTNKSVQIHLSFGATEAKPPEDVDAIMDVTETGTTLKQNKLKIVDEVLTSTAHLIVNKKSLKDKAKREKIFDIVTLMRGAVHGKKYLHIYLNVEEKNLPKLLKQIPSLKKPTISPLSEAGWHGVNTIIKKSDFHKIIPKLRKIAQGLVVHEPRQILELEEIKRDEEN